The following proteins are encoded in a genomic region of Haloarcula salinisoli:
- the tatC gene encoding twin-arginine translocase subunit TatC: protein MPRRESDVYPNLEMPGSPTPAADAGSAPSTTESAPAPEPAGSGGEFDGAPDDEEMPLADHVEEMATRLFIVLAVMAGVAVLALPYSDELINFLWYSFLDGPAENCARIAVDAAQGGQAAGPSGADCPHVYSPLALLLARLKVASLVGLIVALPVFVYQTYLFMRPGLYPNERRYYLAAVPTSLVLAAVGVAFAYFLVLRAMFDYFITYSDRAADLAFGLSETFNLIILMLGFFAIVFQIPLFVMLAIMMGLVTRQWLVQRRLYFWGAFAAIAFVFSPDPTGMAPLMVAVTMIGLFEGTLLLLKWTGTSSPIPSSETLVNRRPYAYLLFALVGYVLSPLPVPTGYYGALPSALTGPLAAIGFAPSIVVGGGIIGLFELTAYLNKNYYGSAKLWRGLRRVRLPVWTVAIVVGYLSTPDPTLFRLVDQFGLPLSAAAGTAVALLLLFEGSLLVVRRGSSEGSEE from the coding sequence ATGCCACGCCGCGAGAGCGATGTCTATCCCAACCTGGAGATGCCCGGGTCCCCGACGCCGGCGGCCGACGCGGGATCGGCCCCGTCGACGACCGAGAGCGCGCCGGCCCCGGAGCCAGCGGGGTCGGGCGGGGAGTTCGACGGGGCGCCTGACGACGAGGAGATGCCCCTGGCCGACCACGTCGAGGAGATGGCCACGCGGCTGTTCATCGTCCTGGCCGTGATGGCCGGGGTCGCCGTCCTCGCCCTGCCGTACTCGGACGAACTCATCAACTTCCTCTGGTACTCCTTCCTCGACGGGCCGGCGGAGAACTGCGCCCGCATCGCCGTCGACGCCGCCCAGGGCGGCCAGGCGGCCGGCCCGTCCGGCGCGGACTGCCCCCACGTTTACAGCCCGCTCGCGCTCCTTCTCGCGCGACTGAAGGTCGCCTCGCTGGTGGGTCTCATCGTTGCTCTGCCCGTCTTCGTCTACCAGACCTATCTGTTCATGCGCCCGGGACTGTACCCCAACGAGCGCCGCTACTACCTGGCCGCGGTGCCGACGAGTCTGGTGCTCGCGGCGGTCGGCGTCGCCTTCGCGTACTTCCTCGTCCTGCGGGCGATGTTCGACTACTTCATCACCTATTCGGACCGCGCCGCCGACCTCGCCTTCGGCCTGAGCGAAACGTTCAACCTCATCATCCTGATGTTGGGCTTTTTCGCCATCGTCTTCCAGATTCCGCTCTTCGTGATGCTGGCCATCATGATGGGTCTCGTGACCCGGCAGTGGCTGGTCCAGCGCCGCCTCTACTTCTGGGGTGCGTTCGCGGCTATCGCCTTCGTCTTCAGCCCGGACCCGACCGGGATGGCGCCGCTGATGGTCGCGGTGACCATGATCGGGCTCTTCGAGGGAACGTTGCTCCTGCTGAAGTGGACCGGCACCAGTTCGCCAATCCCGTCGAGCGAGACCCTGGTGAACCGTCGCCCCTACGCCTACCTCCTCTTTGCGCTCGTCGGCTACGTCCTCAGCCCGCTGCCGGTGCCGACGGGCTACTACGGCGCCCTGCCGAGCGCGCTCACGGGGCCGCTCGCTGCCATCGGCTTCGCCCCGTCTATCGTCGTCGGCGGGGGCATCATCGGCCTGTTCGAGCTGACGGCCTATCTCAACAAGAACTACTACGGCAGCGCGAAGCTGTGGCGCGGCCTCCGCCGGGTCCGGCTGCCGGTCTGGACGGTCGCCATCGTCGTCGGCTACCTCTCGACGCCCGACCCGACGCTGTTCCGGCTGGTCGACCAGTTCGGTCTGCCGCTCTCGGCCGCCGCCGGGACCGCCGTCGCGCTGCTGCTACTCTTCGAGGGCAGCCTGCTCGTCGTCCGGCGCGGGTCGAGTGAGGGTAGCGAGGAATGA
- a CDS encoding histidine phosphatase family protein: MTTLLLVRHGETHWNREGRVQGWAATGLTDRGREQARALGAWLGGAHTVDRVLSSDLERTRATTAAVRETADGLPSPAFDPSLRERGFGVYQGFLAEEMADRFPDHDRSKSFLTLAVDPLNGESVTDFRDRVERAWDGLTDTVADGETAVAVTHGGVLKLVRAILTARDPQATLAQSSPPNCSVTEVGLDGTPELVRYGATPWRD, from the coding sequence ATGACAACATTGCTGCTCGTGCGCCACGGCGAGACACACTGGAACCGCGAGGGGCGGGTCCAGGGGTGGGCCGCGACGGGGTTGACCGACCGCGGTCGCGAGCAGGCCCGAGCGCTGGGTGCGTGGCTCGGCGGGGCCCACACTGTCGACCGCGTGCTGTCTTCGGACCTCGAACGGACCCGAGCCACTACCGCGGCTGTCCGCGAGACGGCCGACGGGCTGCCGTCCCCAGCGTTCGACCCGTCGCTCCGCGAGCGCGGGTTCGGCGTCTATCAGGGTTTTCTGGCCGAGGAAATGGCCGACCGCTTCCCCGACCACGACCGCTCGAAGAGCTTTCTCACCCTCGCGGTCGACCCGCTGAACGGGGAGTCCGTCACGGACTTCCGCGACCGCGTCGAGCGCGCCTGGGACGGCCTCACCGACACGGTGGCCGACGGCGAGACGGCCGTCGCCGTCACGCACGGCGGCGTGTTGAAGCTGGTCCGGGCGATACTGACCGCCCGGGACCCGCAGGCGACACTGGCGCAGTCCTCGCCGCCGAACTGTTCGGTCACCGAGGTCGGACTCGACGGGACGCCCGAGCTGGTCCGCTACGGCGCCACGCCGTGGCGCGACTGA
- a CDS encoding MinD/ParA family ATP-binding protein, with protein MRGHCYAVASGKGGVGKTTTAVNTATELAGRGYDVVVVDADLAMTNLGRVVGVDHEPTLHDVLAGDASLEAAIHDDGEFAVVPGTDDIGKIRDAEPAELRRVIKRLQTGFEVVIVDTGAGVDHETMVGCGLADDVVLVTTPDETALTDTKKSREMVETVDGNVLGVVVTRVPNAAAATSAADELGAELLGAVPEAPEVVGDEPVVTTAPDSVVAAAYGDIAERLTAAVDAAGTAAADEQAVGDD; from the coding sequence ATGCGGGGTCACTGTTACGCGGTCGCAAGCGGCAAAGGCGGCGTCGGAAAGACGACGACAGCAGTCAATACGGCCACCGAGTTGGCAGGGCGGGGCTACGACGTCGTGGTGGTCGACGCCGACCTCGCGATGACGAACCTGGGTCGGGTCGTCGGCGTCGACCACGAGCCGACGCTACACGACGTGCTGGCCGGCGACGCGTCGCTCGAAGCGGCGATACACGACGACGGTGAGTTCGCCGTCGTTCCGGGCACCGACGATATCGGCAAGATACGGGACGCCGAGCCCGCGGAGCTGCGCCGCGTCATCAAGCGGCTACAGACGGGCTTCGAGGTCGTCATCGTCGACACCGGCGCCGGCGTGGACCACGAGACGATGGTGGGCTGCGGACTGGCCGACGACGTGGTGCTCGTGACGACGCCCGACGAGACGGCGCTGACGGACACGAAAAAGAGCCGGGAGATGGTCGAGACAGTCGACGGCAACGTGCTGGGCGTGGTCGTCACGCGGGTCCCGAACGCGGCCGCGGCGACGTCGGCCGCCGACGAACTGGGGGCCGAGCTGCTCGGTGCGGTGCCCGAGGCCCCCGAGGTCGTCGGCGACGAGCCGGTCGTCACCACGGCCCCGGACTCGGTCGTCGCCGCGGCCTACGGCGACATCGCCGAGCGGCTCACGGCCGCGGTCGACGCCGCGGGCACCGCCGCCGCGGACGAGCAGGCCGTCGGCGACGACTAG
- the larE gene encoding ATP-dependent sacrificial sulfur transferase LarE, which yields MSAVVETVAAVREDLADRDGVLVAFSGGVDSSVVAALAHDALGEDAVACTAKSETLPAAELDDAVRVAEEIGIRHELVEFSELDSQEFVDNDEQRCYHCRSMRLGAMFDRARELGIDVVCDGTNASDAGEGHRPGLRAVEELDAYSPLLEHGIEKDEVRAIAREYDLSVADKPSMACLSSRIPTGLSVTEERLSRVEKAERLLRTWGFEQFRVRDHDGLARIEVGESELEAALDPDFVRAARDHIGDCGFDHVTLDLHGYRTGSVSPEDAEQGEDVVSDVFDADYPSAE from the coding sequence ATGTCTGCTGTTGTCGAGACCGTCGCCGCCGTTCGCGAGGACCTCGCCGACCGGGACGGCGTTCTCGTCGCGTTCTCCGGGGGCGTCGACTCCAGCGTGGTGGCGGCGCTGGCCCACGACGCGCTGGGCGAGGACGCCGTCGCCTGTACCGCCAAATCCGAGACCCTGCCCGCGGCGGAACTCGACGACGCGGTGCGGGTCGCCGAGGAGATCGGCATCCGCCACGAGCTCGTGGAGTTCTCCGAACTCGATAGTCAGGAGTTCGTCGACAACGACGAGCAGCGCTGCTATCACTGCCGGTCGATGCGCCTGGGCGCGATGTTCGACCGCGCCCGCGAACTCGGTATCGACGTGGTGTGTGACGGCACCAACGCCTCCGACGCCGGCGAGGGCCACCGGCCGGGGCTGCGCGCCGTCGAGGAACTGGACGCCTACTCACCGCTGCTGGAACACGGCATCGAGAAAGACGAGGTCCGGGCGATTGCCCGCGAATACGACCTCTCCGTGGCCGACAAACCCTCGATGGCGTGTCTCTCATCGCGCATCCCGACGGGACTTTCCGTGACCGAGGAACGCCTCTCCCGCGTCGAGAAGGCCGAACGCCTGCTGCGAACCTGGGGCTTCGAGCAGTTCCGGGTCCGGGACCACGACGGGCTGGCGCGTATCGAGGTGGGCGAGAGCGAGCTAGAGGCGGCGCTCGACCCCGACTTCGTCCGGGCGGCCCGTGACCACATCGGGGACTGTGGCTTCGACCACGTGACGCTGGATTTACACGGCTATCGGACAGGAAGTGTGAGCCCCGAAGATGCGGAACAGGGCGAGGACGTGGTGAGCGACGTGTTCGACGCCGACTACCCGAGCGCGGAGTGA